A single genomic interval of Desulfatiglans anilini DSM 4660 harbors:
- a CDS encoding ABC transporter permease, which produces MELRRYVFKRLFQIIIIFFVILTVLFLLFRLAPGDPVSRMIDPDMTAEDARHLMEQLGLDQPLGVQYLYYIKNFFTGNFGFSFHYGQPVIRIIADRLPNTVLLFTTSIVLAAFAGVFLGKIASWHKGRSLDTTMTLGALVTHTLFLPWLALILIWVFAYKLGWFPINGMISEEIWLDPNAGLWLKTLDVAHHMVLPLGTLFLIHFGSYLLIMRSSMLETLKEDYILTARAKGLTEKTIRNRHAAPNAALPVVTSVGLSLAFSINGGALTETVFTWPGIGRELVFSVSHNDYPLAQASFLLIAMVVLLSNLVVDVLYAYLDPRIRY; this is translated from the coding sequence ATGGAATTGCGACGCTACGTCTTCAAGAGGCTGTTTCAGATCATCATCATCTTTTTCGTCATCCTGACGGTCCTCTTCCTGCTGTTCCGGCTGGCCCCCGGCGATCCGGTCTCTCGTATGATCGATCCAGACATGACCGCCGAGGATGCCCGGCATCTGATGGAGCAGCTCGGGCTGGACCAGCCCCTCGGAGTTCAATACCTCTATTACATCAAGAATTTCTTTACGGGAAATTTCGGGTTTTCTTTCCACTACGGACAGCCCGTCATCCGCATCATCGCCGACAGGCTGCCCAACACCGTCCTGCTGTTCACGACTTCGATCGTCCTGGCGGCCTTCGCCGGTGTTTTTCTGGGCAAGATCGCTTCCTGGCACAAAGGACGCAGTCTCGATACCACCATGACGCTCGGCGCCCTGGTGACCCATACCCTGTTTCTGCCCTGGCTCGCCCTGATCCTCATCTGGGTGTTCGCCTACAAACTGGGCTGGTTCCCCATCAACGGAATGATCTCTGAGGAGATCTGGCTCGATCCGAATGCGGGCCTGTGGCTCAAGACCCTCGATGTGGCTCACCACATGGTCCTTCCTTTAGGGACGCTGTTTTTGATTCACTTCGGCAGCTATCTTCTCATCATGCGCAGCAGCATGCTCGAAACGCTCAAGGAAGACTACATCCTGACTGCGCGTGCCAAAGGGCTTACGGAAAAGACGATCCGCAACCGCCATGCCGCCCCCAACGCCGCCCTGCCGGTGGTCACCAGTGTAGGCCTCAGTCTGGCGTTTTCAATCAACGGAGGGGCTTTGACGGAGACCGTCTTTACCTGGCCCGGCATCGGCCGGGAACTGGTCTTCTCCGTCAGCCACAACGATTACCCTCTGGCTCAGGCGTCCTTCCTGCTCATCGCCATGGTCGTCCTCCTGTCCAATCTCGTGGTCGATGTGCTATACGCCTATCTGGACCCCCGGATCCGGTACTGA